Proteins encoded together in one Urocitellus parryii isolate mUroPar1 chromosome 3, mUroPar1.hap1, whole genome shotgun sequence window:
- the Cep41 gene encoding centrosomal protein of 41 kDa isoform X1: protein MSFRRHIGNPEYLTKRIPQNPKYQHVKSRLDTGNSMTKYIEKLEEIKKNYRYKKDELFKRLKVTTFAQLVIQVASLSDQTLEVTTEEIQRLEDNDSATSDPDAEIAARTNGKGNPGEQSPSPVQFINSAGAGDSSRSTLQSVISGVGELDLDKGLVKKAEPNTKDKPYSDCPFLLLDVRDRDSYQQCHIIGAYSYPIATLSRTMNPYSNDILEYKNAHGKIIILYDDDERLASQAATTMCERGFENLFMLSGGLKVLAQKFPEGLITGSLPASCQQAPPPGSARKRSSPKVPPPPAENKWRFTPEDLKKIGYYLEEDQGPTDNPSRLNQTNSSGRDSKVPSARSSQNLPTGIPAGHSNPRALGSGHLQGKPWK from the exons gTAACAGTATGACGAAATACATTGAGAAGCTAGAAGAGATCAAAAAAA ATTATAGATACAAAAAAGATGAGCTTTTCAAGAGACTAAAAGTTACCACTTTTGCCCAGCTG gTCATCCAAGTTGCTTCTCTATCTGATCAAACACTGGAAGTGACAACTGAGGAGATCCAAAGGCTAGAAG ACAATGATTCTGCAACTTCAGACCCCGATGCTGAAATTGCTGCCAGGACCAATGGAAAAGGGAACCCTGGTGAGCAGTCACCCAGCCCAGTCCAGTTCATCAACAGTGCGGGAGCAGGGGACTCTAGTCGCTCCACTCTTCAGAG CGTCATCAGTGGTGTCGGGGAACTGGATCTAGACAAAGGGCTAGTGAAGAAAGCAGAGCCTAACACCAAAGACAAACCTTATTCTGACTGCCCCTTCCTGCTGCTAGATGTTCGTGATAGAGATTCTTACCAGCAGTGCCACATCATTGGAG CTTACAGTTACCCAATTGCAACTCTGTCTAGAACGATGAACCCCTATTCAAATGATATTCTTGAATAT AAAAATGCTCACGGCAAGATCATCATTCTGTATGACGACGACGAAAGACTGGCCAGCCAGGCGGCCACCACCATGTGTGAGCGGGGGTTTGAAAACCTCTTCATGCTTTCTGGAG GTCTAAAAGTCTTGGCTCAGAAATTCCCAGAAGGACTGATTACTGGTTCCCTGCCAGCATCTTGccagcaggccccacctcctggtTCTGCCCGGAAACGATCCAGCCCCAAAGTGCCACCCCCACCGGCTGAGAACAAATGGAGATTTACCCCAGAAGACTTAAAAAAGATAGGATATTATCTGGAAGAGGATCAGGGTCCCACAGACAATCCTA GCCGGCTGAACCAAACTAACTCCTCTGGAAGAGACTCCAAAGTGCCTAGTGCCCGCAGTAGTCAGAACCTGCCCACTGGGATCCCTGCTGGCCACTCGAACCCCCGAGCACTTGGCAGTGGCCACCTGCAAGGCAAACCCTGGAAGTAA
- the Cep41 gene encoding centrosomal protein of 41 kDa isoform X2, which yields MTKYIEKLEEIKKNYRYKKDELFKRLKVTTFAQLVIQVASLSDQTLEVTTEEIQRLEDNDSATSDPDAEIAARTNGKGNPGEQSPSPVQFINSAGAGDSSRSTLQSVISGVGELDLDKGLVKKAEPNTKDKPYSDCPFLLLDVRDRDSYQQCHIIGAYSYPIATLSRTMNPYSNDILEYKNAHGKIIILYDDDERLASQAATTMCERGFENLFMLSGGLKVLAQKFPEGLITGSLPASCQQAPPPGSARKRSSPKVPPPPAENKWRFTPEDLKKIGYYLEEDQGPTDNPSRLNQTNSSGRDSKVPSARSSQNLPTGIPAGHSNPRALGSGHLQGKPWK from the exons ATGACGAAATACATTGAGAAGCTAGAAGAGATCAAAAAAA ATTATAGATACAAAAAAGATGAGCTTTTCAAGAGACTAAAAGTTACCACTTTTGCCCAGCTG gTCATCCAAGTTGCTTCTCTATCTGATCAAACACTGGAAGTGACAACTGAGGAGATCCAAAGGCTAGAAG ACAATGATTCTGCAACTTCAGACCCCGATGCTGAAATTGCTGCCAGGACCAATGGAAAAGGGAACCCTGGTGAGCAGTCACCCAGCCCAGTCCAGTTCATCAACAGTGCGGGAGCAGGGGACTCTAGTCGCTCCACTCTTCAGAG CGTCATCAGTGGTGTCGGGGAACTGGATCTAGACAAAGGGCTAGTGAAGAAAGCAGAGCCTAACACCAAAGACAAACCTTATTCTGACTGCCCCTTCCTGCTGCTAGATGTTCGTGATAGAGATTCTTACCAGCAGTGCCACATCATTGGAG CTTACAGTTACCCAATTGCAACTCTGTCTAGAACGATGAACCCCTATTCAAATGATATTCTTGAATAT AAAAATGCTCACGGCAAGATCATCATTCTGTATGACGACGACGAAAGACTGGCCAGCCAGGCGGCCACCACCATGTGTGAGCGGGGGTTTGAAAACCTCTTCATGCTTTCTGGAG GTCTAAAAGTCTTGGCTCAGAAATTCCCAGAAGGACTGATTACTGGTTCCCTGCCAGCATCTTGccagcaggccccacctcctggtTCTGCCCGGAAACGATCCAGCCCCAAAGTGCCACCCCCACCGGCTGAGAACAAATGGAGATTTACCCCAGAAGACTTAAAAAAGATAGGATATTATCTGGAAGAGGATCAGGGTCCCACAGACAATCCTA GCCGGCTGAACCAAACTAACTCCTCTGGAAGAGACTCCAAAGTGCCTAGTGCCCGCAGTAGTCAGAACCTGCCCACTGGGATCCCTGCTGGCCACTCGAACCCCCGAGCACTTGGCAGTGGCCACCTGCAAGGCAAACCCTGGAAGTAA